The Streptomyces sp. NBC_00659 genomic interval CCCACCACTGCCCCCTGGATGTCGAGACTGCCGGACGCGTGACGCGTTCGATGGTATGTCGATCGACGACGCCCACTGATTCGGTCGATGCCGGGGCCCGGGCATTGCGTACCACTAGGAGGGCCCGTTTTTGTCTTTACTTGGGCTCACATAGATCGACGCTATGGATGGCCTCGATGAAGAGTCAAGGAGGCTTTAACTTACTTTACTCTGCATGGGGATCCTTTTCCTTTCGGTGGATCTTTGGTTCATTTTGTCCGGGAAGCGGAGTAATGGGATCCGTGTGTCCACATGGGGTTTTGCGCGAGCGTCGGCCAAGCGGCCCAGTGAGTGTCCCGAATCCTGCTGCATAACGGCCTTGCTGGCTCATTCACCGCTCTGCTGACATGGATTTGCCCGGCCGGAGGTGCCGACCGGTCCTGCCCCTGCCAAATCTGCGGAGGAATGCGATGACCACCGTGTCCCATGCTGCCCAGGCCGAAATCATCGAGTTGCTCAAGGAGGTCAAGCCGGGCATAGCCGACCAGGCGATCGAGCCCGGACACTCCGTGGTCGAGGACCTGGGCCTCGACTCGCTGGACCTGCTCCAGCTCGCCCGCCGCATCAACCGCCGCTTCGGCGTCGAGTTCGACCTCGACCAGTGGAACGCCGAAGCCGACGAGCACCACCGCAGCATCGCCTCGATCGTGGCCGTCGTGGCCGCCGGCGATCGTGCCTGATCCGGCCGAGGTCACCCGCGTCGCCCTCGTCACGGGTGGTTCACGGGGGATCGGCGCCGCCGTCTCGTACCGCCTCGCCGCCGACGGGCACACCGTGCACCTCGTCTGCCGCAGTGCCCTGGACGCCGGACGCCGCGTGGTGAAGGAGATCGAGGCCGCAGGCGGCCGCGCGGTCCTGCACCAGGTGGACATCGGCGACGAGGCCGACGTCGAGGGCCTGGTCGAGCGGGTGACCGCCCAGGAGGGCGCACTGCACGTACTGGTCAACAATGCGGCCGTGATCGACGACCAGCTCCTCGCGGTGACCCGCACCGACCGCTGGGAGAACGTTCTGCGGACCAATCTCACCGGTCCCTTCCTCACCAGCAGGGCGGTTCTGCCGACGATGCTGGACCAGGGCTGGGGGCGGATCATCAACATCTCCTCCAACTCCGCGCGTACCCCGGGACCGGGGCAGAGTGCCTA includes:
- a CDS encoding phosphopantetheine-binding protein, which produces MTTVSHAAQAEIIELLKEVKPGIADQAIEPGHSVVEDLGLDSLDLLQLARRINRRFGVEFDLDQWNAEADEHHRSIASIVAVVAAGDRA
- a CDS encoding SDR family NAD(P)-dependent oxidoreductase, whose amino-acid sequence is MPDPAEVTRVALVTGGSRGIGAAVSYRLAADGHTVHLVCRSALDAGRRVVKEIEAAGGRAVLHQVDIGDEADVEGLVERVTAQEGALHVLVNNAAVIDDQLLAVTRTDRWENVLRTNLTGPFLTSRAVLPTMLDQGWGRIINISSNSARTPGPGQSAYAASKGGLEALTRALAVEVGRKGIRVNCVAPGKVRTEMTAAVADQLGPDSDGTRWGLPEDISGLIAFLARDEADYIQGQTFTVDGGRMVMRGPGRRSR